One segment of Actinomycetota bacterium DNA contains the following:
- a CDS encoding peptidoglycan DD-metalloendopeptidase family protein → MAEVGNRNGKAVGCVLVAAVIAVLGAGCGQLGGVHGPSRSHDYHLASSQGPGVAVGDQGPQVAVGDDGAQGPQGAAVVGSAPTLTRAGTGTKGTGAGHAGRGGPAGHGGHGNPPASTPASSPATSPTSGASEQAARSLSPAIRRLAASNSHVLPAGFPFLICPVMGTYSYSDDYGAPRYAGGYHPHAGNDIFAALGTPVVAPFDGVAVKDPNTLGGNAVKVYGAQGYVYMAHLVGYGALGKVSAGTVVGFVGNTGDALHTSPHDHFEWHPKSLASFDRLIANTGGAVDPFPYLYVVCPPGQH, encoded by the coding sequence ATGGCAGAGGTCGGAAACCGGAACGGAAAGGCCGTCGGCTGTGTGCTGGTGGCGGCGGTGATCGCGGTGCTGGGGGCCGGCTGCGGGCAGCTCGGCGGCGTCCACGGTCCAAGCCGCAGCCACGACTACCATCTGGCCTCATCCCAGGGCCCGGGAGTGGCAGTCGGCGACCAGGGCCCGCAAGTGGCAGTTGGCGACGACGGGGCGCAAGGCCCACAGGGTGCGGCCGTGGTCGGTTCCGCTCCCACCTTGACCCGGGCCGGAACGGGAACCAAGGGCACGGGGGCGGGCCACGCCGGTCGGGGGGGTCCTGCGGGCCACGGCGGTCACGGGAATCCCCCGGCGTCGACCCCGGCCTCCAGCCCGGCGACGAGTCCCACGTCGGGAGCGTCCGAGCAGGCCGCCCGTTCCCTCTCACCCGCCATCCGCAGGCTCGCGGCCAGCAACTCGCACGTGCTGCCGGCCGGGTTCCCGTTCCTGATCTGCCCGGTGATGGGGACGTACTCGTATTCCGACGACTACGGGGCTCCCCGGTACGCGGGCGGATATCACCCGCACGCCGGCAACGACATCTTCGCGGCCCTCGGGACGCCCGTCGTGGCGCCGTTCGACGGGGTTGCGGTCAAGGACCCCAACACGCTCGGCGGGAACGCGGTGAAGGTCTACGGCGCGCAGGGGTACGTGTACATGGCACACCTGGTCGGGTACGGCGCGCTCGGGAAGGTGAGCGCGGGGACCGTGGTGGGGTTCGTCGGGAACACCGGCGACGCCCTGCACACCTCGCCCCACGACCACTTCGAGTGGCACCCGAAGTCGCTCGCCTCCTTCGACCGGCTGATCGCCAACACGGGCGGCGCGGTCGACCCGTTCCCCTACCTATACGTGGTGTGCCCTCCGGGCCAGCACTGA
- a CDS encoding TldD/PmbA family protein encodes MLDPALVQEVLAAALAHGGRFAELFVEERSSLSIRLDDGKVEELTSGLDRGAGIRVVHGETAAYAYSNRLDRGSLLEVAAAAAASVRGDGPGAVMDFRRAEPALVHEAERPAESVPPEAKVAWLREADDAARSLDPSVRQVVAAYGDAVQRVLVATSDGRWVQEERPRIRLVVQVIAARDGTIQTGFWGPAGLAGAEFVDEHPPRETAERAARQAVAMLDGIGAPAGEMAVVMGPGGGGILFHEACGHGLEADLVQKGSSIYQGKLGQILASPLVTGIDEATVPNAWGSFSFDDEGWPAQRTVLFEGGVLQAYLYDRVRAERDGVPSSGNGRRQSYAHLPIPRMTNSSILPGRSRAEDVIAGTPRGFYAKALGGGQVNPATGDFVFGVTEGYLIEGGEITRPVRGANLVGNGIDILSGVDVVADDFERLEGICGKDGQGVPVGNGSPTLRIARMTVGGTGVAGS; translated from the coding sequence GTGCTGGACCCGGCGCTCGTGCAGGAAGTCCTGGCGGCGGCGCTCGCCCACGGAGGACGCTTCGCGGAGCTGTTCGTCGAGGAGCGGTCCTCGCTCTCGATCCGGCTGGACGACGGCAAGGTCGAGGAGCTGACGTCCGGTCTCGATCGTGGCGCCGGCATCCGGGTCGTCCACGGCGAGACGGCTGCCTACGCCTACTCGAACCGGCTGGACCGGGGATCGCTCCTGGAGGTGGCCGCCGCCGCGGCCGCCTCGGTCCGCGGGGATGGGCCCGGGGCAGTGATGGACTTCCGCCGAGCCGAGCCCGCCCTCGTGCACGAGGCGGAGCGGCCGGCCGAGTCCGTCCCGCCCGAGGCCAAGGTGGCGTGGCTCCGGGAGGCGGACGACGCGGCCCGGAGCCTCGACCCGTCCGTCCGCCAGGTCGTCGCGGCCTACGGCGACGCCGTGCAGCGGGTCCTCGTCGCCACGTCGGACGGGCGGTGGGTGCAGGAGGAGCGGCCCCGGATCCGCCTGGTGGTCCAGGTGATCGCGGCCCGCGACGGGACCATCCAGACGGGGTTCTGGGGACCGGCGGGGCTGGCCGGGGCCGAGTTCGTGGACGAGCACCCGCCCAGGGAGACCGCCGAGCGAGCGGCCCGGCAGGCCGTGGCCATGCTGGACGGCATCGGCGCCCCGGCCGGGGAGATGGCCGTGGTGATGGGGCCCGGTGGGGGCGGCATCCTGTTCCACGAGGCGTGCGGCCACGGGCTGGAGGCCGACCTCGTCCAGAAGGGCTCCTCGATCTACCAGGGAAAGCTCGGCCAGATCCTCGCCTCGCCGCTCGTGACCGGCATCGACGAAGCGACGGTTCCGAACGCGTGGGGCTCGTTCTCGTTCGACGACGAGGGGTGGCCGGCCCAGCGGACGGTCCTGTTCGAGGGTGGCGTCCTCCAGGCGTACCTGTACGACCGAGTTCGTGCGGAGCGCGACGGGGTCCCGTCCTCCGGGAACGGCCGCCGTCAGTCGTATGCCCACCTCCCCATCCCTCGCATGACGAACTCGTCCATCCTTCCCGGCCGGTCCAGGGCCGAGGACGTGATCGCGGGCACCCCCCGGGGCTTCTACGCGAAGGCGCTGGGAGGTGGGCAGGTCAATCCGGCCACGGGCGACTTCGTGTTCGGGGTCACCGAGGGATACCTGATCGAGGGTGGGGAGATCACCCGGCCCGTCCGGGGGGCGAACCTGGTGGGAAACGGGATCGACATCCTGTCCGGGGTCGACGTCGTGGCCGACGACTTCGAGCGCCTGGAGGGAATCTGCGGCAAGGACGGCCAGGGCGTCCCGGTCGGAAACGGGAGCCCGACCCTTCGGATCGCCCGGATGACGGTGGGAGGAACCGGTGTGGCCGGCTCGTGA
- a CDS encoding TldD/PmbA family protein has product MAPVADLLDLCRAAVRAASGDDAVEAYASETRRTEVKARAGGVESLTFSETRGVGVRVVSAGRLGYAYAADPSPDEVAEAVARARDNAALATPDEGNALPDPGRVEPMPQLFRPDQAALAPERKVALALDLDRVSTRTDHRVQNLERASYGDAVSRVAIVSTAGVEQEYARTDCWCAVSALAEADGETQTGFALRQARHIDELDWLACAGEAVDRAARLLGARKPATAVVPVVLDPHAAAAFLGVLVGALSAEAVQKGRSLFASRAGEIVASEAVTLVDDGRLVDGPAAAPFDDEGVPTRRTSLIQRGRLAQFLHNTYTARRGRTLSTGNAGRAGYRSPPGVSATNLVLEPGKLQLPELLARAEGGVYVQDVTGVHSGANPVSGQFSVGATGLRITGGALGEPLREMTIASTLLDMLAAVVATGADLQFLGSIATAPVLVQQMTVAGV; this is encoded by the coding sequence GTGGCGCCCGTGGCTGACCTGCTCGATCTGTGCCGGGCCGCGGTGCGGGCGGCATCGGGAGACGACGCGGTCGAGGCCTACGCCTCCGAGACCCGTCGCACCGAGGTGAAGGCGCGGGCCGGCGGGGTGGAGTCGCTGACGTTCTCCGAGACTCGGGGGGTCGGGGTTCGGGTCGTCTCGGCGGGCAGGCTGGGGTACGCCTACGCGGCCGACCCGTCCCCGGACGAGGTGGCCGAGGCGGTCGCCAGGGCGCGGGACAACGCGGCGCTGGCCACGCCGGACGAGGGCAACGCGCTGCCGGACCCCGGCCGCGTCGAGCCCATGCCGCAGCTGTTCCGGCCCGACCAGGCCGCCCTGGCCCCGGAGCGGAAGGTCGCGCTGGCCCTGGACCTGGACCGCGTGAGCACGCGAACCGACCATCGGGTCCAAAACCTCGAGCGGGCCAGCTATGGCGACGCCGTCTCGCGCGTGGCGATCGTGTCCACGGCCGGCGTCGAGCAGGAATACGCGCGCACGGATTGCTGGTGCGCGGTGTCCGCCCTGGCCGAGGCCGACGGGGAGACCCAGACGGGCTTCGCCCTCCGCCAGGCCCGCCACATCGACGAACTGGACTGGCTGGCCTGCGCCGGCGAGGCCGTCGACCGGGCCGCCAGGCTGCTGGGGGCCAGGAAGCCGGCGACGGCGGTCGTGCCGGTGGTCCTGGATCCCCACGCGGCCGCGGCCTTCCTCGGCGTCCTGGTCGGCGCGCTGTCCGCGGAAGCGGTGCAGAAGGGCCGTTCCCTGTTCGCCTCGCGGGCCGGGGAGATCGTGGCCTCCGAGGCCGTGACGCTCGTCGACGACGGCCGGCTCGTGGACGGGCCCGCGGCGGCGCCGTTCGACGACGAGGGCGTGCCCACACGGCGGACCTCGTTGATCCAGCGGGGCCGGCTGGCGCAGTTCCTGCACAACACCTACACGGCGCGGCGTGGCCGGACGCTCTCGACGGGGAATGCCGGGCGGGCGGGGTACCGGTCACCCCCGGGCGTATCGGCCACGAACCTCGTCCTGGAGCCGGGCAAGCTCCAGCTTCCCGAGCTGTTGGCTCGGGCCGAGGGCGGCGTCTACGTCCAGGACGTGACCGGCGTGCACTCGGGCGCGAACCCGGTGTCCGGACAGTTCTCCGTAGGAGCGACGGGTCTTCGCATCACCGGAGGCGCCCTGGGTGAGCCGCTCCGCGAGATGACCATCGCCAGCACGCTGCTCGACATGCTCGCGGCGGTCGTGGCCACGGGCGCCGACCTGCAGTTCCTCGGCTCCATCGCAACCGCCCCCGTCCTGGTCCAGCAGATGACGGTCGCCGGGGTGTGA
- the cpaB gene encoding Flp pilus assembly protein CpaB, whose translation MRKWSPGARLLASLAVVFALAAFWSVHGYVTRVQALTPALGRSVSVVVAARDLARGTRLTADMLRQVSFPSRFAPPGAMARPDQATGRVLLAGLATGESLTQTRLAPRRAGPVASLVPEGFRAFAVTTPLPPGSVRPGDHVDLLATFAKGQPHTETVASGVEVLLVLTPGSSSGGLPDTGASFGSGQTLMLLVRPDQAEQLAYARAFADLTVTVSGT comes from the coding sequence ATGCGGAAGTGGTCTCCGGGAGCGCGGCTGCTGGCCTCCCTCGCGGTGGTGTTCGCGCTGGCGGCCTTCTGGTCGGTCCACGGGTACGTGACCCGGGTCCAGGCGCTGACGCCCGCGCTGGGTCGCTCGGTCTCGGTGGTGGTGGCGGCACGCGACCTGGCCCGCGGCACTCGCCTCACCGCCGACATGCTGCGCCAGGTCTCCTTCCCCAGCAGGTTCGCCCCTCCCGGAGCGATGGCGCGCCCCGATCAGGCGACCGGGCGCGTGCTGCTGGCGGGGCTGGCGACTGGGGAATCGCTGACCCAGACGCGGCTGGCCCCCAGAAGGGCGGGCCCCGTCGCATCGCTCGTCCCCGAGGGCTTCCGAGCGTTCGCCGTAACCACGCCGCTCCCTCCCGGCTCGGTCCGACCCGGCGACCACGTCGACCTGCTCGCCACCTTCGCCAAGGGGCAGCCTCATACGGAGACGGTCGCGTCCGGGGTCGAGGTGCTCCTGGTGCTGACTCCGGGCTCGTCGTCAGGCGGCCTCCCGGACACCGGAGCGTCGTTCGGGTCGGGCCAGACGCTGATGCTGCTGGTCCGGCCGGATCAGGCGGAGCAGCTCGCGTACGCCCGAGCGTTCGCGGACCTCACCGTGACGGTCTCGGGGACGTGA